A window of Chlorobium phaeobacteroides DSM 266 genomic DNA:
TCAGAGCGCCTGATTTCATCCTTGGCTGCATGCAGACCATAAAGCAGCTTTGACTTTTCAAAAAGGGGGTTTTCCGGTGAATTAAGATATTTTGGCGTACGCGGATCGGAGTCAAGGGTTCGCCCGCCAAATCCTGCAACCTGTCCGCCAATTGAGAAAATCGGAAAAATCACCCTGTTGCGAAAGGTATCATACCAGGAACCACGTTCTTTATGGTGTGTCGTCAGACCGAGTTCGGTGAGGTTGGCCAGCGGGATAGAAGCCTGCTTTGCTTCATTGATAAGGTTGTCCCACTGATCTGGCGCATAGCCGATGCCGAATTGTTGTATTATCGCTCTGCTCAGTCCTCGCGCTTCGGTGAGATAGGACAATCCTTGAACTCCTTTTGGGCTTTCAAGGGTGTTGTGAAAAGTTCTAGCCGCCCAACGGAGAGTTCCGGTCTGGCTCTCGTTTTCTTCGTTTTGTATTTTTTGCTGTTTTGTGAAACGGCTTATATCAATGCCGGTTCTTTTTGCCAGAAGTTCTACGGCTTCCGGAAAAGAGATCTTTTCCATTTCCATGACAAAGGTGTAGACATTGCCTCCTTTGCCGGTTGAAAAACATTTGAATATCTGTTTGTCTGGAGAAACGACGAACGAAGGCGTTTTTTCCTGCGTGAACGGTGAAAGAGCCTTATAGTTCCTTCCTGAAGGGTGCAGCTTGACATAGTCGGCTATCAGATCAACAATGTCAGTGCTTCGACGGATGTCGTCAATGATGTTTTGAGGAATCATAACTTCTTGATCCATTCATTCGTTTTTCCCCGGCATAGAGTCCCAGGTTCAAGAAAAGGGAAATCATCCGTCACCGCAAGTTAGTAAAGCCCTTTTCATCAGTTTTTTTTCGATATTTTTTGATATTTCTTTAAGATTAAACAAGCGTGTTTTCTAAATTAGGCATGCGTGTATATTTCCGGTGCCGATTATATACATTTTAATCATATTTGTTCAGCAAGCTTATGGTGCGGTGACAAGAGATTTGCTTGATCACAGGCAGAGAAGAGATTTTTGAGGGGTTAACCGGTTTTCCTGCGTGTGAACGAGGCGATTGAGTTTTTTCTTATGGACATCAAAATCTTTTAACTTTATGAAACAGAGTTTTTTTACAAGCTTGCTGATTCTTGCCACCTATGTGGTTTCGCTCGGCTTCTATGCATGGATGGGGACAACGCCATCCGACTCCATGTTCCATGCGATATGGAAGGGAGGCCCCATTGTTTCGGTTCTTATGGCTCTTATCCTGATGGTGATAGCCTATATTGTCGAACGGATTATCGCGCTGAACAAGGCTGCCGGAAAAGGAAATATTCCCCAGTTCGTCCAAAGCCTGAAACAGGATATCGACAATGGTTATGTCGATCAGGCTATCGCCAAGTGTGATGAGCATCAGAGCTGTCTTTCAGCGGTGCTTCGTTCAGTGCTTGACCGGTACAAAAAAATGGGGAGTCTCAATATTACTGACAGAGATAAACGGATTAGCGAGATGGAAAAAGCCGTTGAAGAGGCAACCATCATGGAGATGCCGCTTCTTGAAAAAAATCTTGTAGCTATTTCCACAATAGCATCAATATCGACCATGATCGGGCTTCTTGGCACGACGCT
This region includes:
- a CDS encoding MotA/TolQ/ExbB proton channel family protein, which gives rise to MKQSFFTSLLILATYVVSLGFYAWMGTTPSDSMFHAIWKGGPIVSVLMALILMVIAYIVERIIALNKAAGKGNIPQFVQSLKQDIDNGYVDQAIAKCDEHQSCLSAVLRSVLDRYKKMGSLNITDRDKRISEMEKAVEEATIMEMPLLEKNLVAISTIASISTMIGLLGTTLGMIRAFAAMATSGAPDAVQLSLGISEALFNTALGIVGGIMGIVTYNVFISKVDHFSYMIDEAAFYIIQTLGNSKSE